From one Haloplasma contractile SSD-17B genomic stretch:
- a CDS encoding pyridoxal-phosphate-dependent aminotransferase family protein, with amino-acid sequence MKHKKQLFTPGPSNVPDPILEELSKDVIHHRMGDYKKILEDVTGKLKSVFKTSEDVLILTSSGTGAMESSIVNLFSKGDHVLVINTGNFGDRYIEIAEVFGLKVSSLKYEWGNTYSLAEVKQFLADNTDVKGILMTYHETSTGVLNDVKRIGELTKDTDTLLITDCISGMIVHPFEFDQWNVDCAVASSQKGFLLPPGISFVSISKKAQKQMERSNLPKYYWDYKKYYDYLKKGQPPFTPAIQLIVGLNKALTYILEKGVTTINTEKQELRTYTEERFKEIGFTLFIEDESIRGNVLVPVVPTNKDLDIKKLTKILDETYDLSVSKGQGQYVTKMLRIGILSEIGKDDIDDLIGKIKAIV; translated from the coding sequence ACAACTATTTACACCAGGACCATCGAATGTTCCTGATCCTATACTAGAAGAATTATCAAAGGATGTTATTCATCATAGAATGGGTGACTATAAAAAGATTCTCGAAGATGTAACAGGTAAATTAAAATCTGTATTTAAAACATCAGAAGATGTATTGATTTTAACATCGTCTGGTACAGGTGCAATGGAATCAAGTATTGTCAATTTATTTTCAAAAGGTGATCATGTACTTGTAATCAATACAGGAAATTTTGGAGATCGATATATAGAGATAGCGGAAGTATTTGGTCTTAAAGTCAGTTCATTAAAATATGAGTGGGGTAACACATATTCACTAGCTGAGGTTAAACAATTTTTAGCTGATAACACTGATGTTAAGGGTATCTTAATGACATACCATGAGACATCAACGGGTGTTCTTAATGATGTGAAACGTATAGGAGAGTTAACAAAGGATACAGATACGCTTCTTATTACGGATTGTATTAGTGGAATGATTGTACATCCATTTGAATTTGACCAATGGAATGTAGACTGTGCAGTAGCATCCAGTCAAAAAGGATTTTTATTACCACCTGGTATTTCTTTTGTCTCAATTAGTAAAAAAGCACAAAAACAAATGGAGCGTTCAAATTTGCCTAAATATTATTGGGATTATAAAAAATACTATGACTATTTAAAAAAGGGTCAACCCCCATTTACACCTGCAATCCAACTTATTGTAGGTTTAAACAAAGCATTAACATATATTCTTGAAAAAGGAGTAACAACGATCAACACTGAAAAGCAAGAATTAAGAACTTATACAGAAGAACGATTTAAGGAAATTGGATTTACTCTATTTATCGAAGACGAATCAATTCGGGGCAATGTTTTAGTACCAGTAGTCCCAACTAATAAAGACTTAGATATAAAGAAACTAACGAAGATATTAGATGAAACCTATGACCTTTCTGTATCTAAGGGGCAAGGACAGTATGTGACTAAGATGTTAAGGATCGGAATCTTATCTGAGATTGGTAAGGATGATATTGATGATTTAATAGGTAAGATCAAGGCGATTGTATAA
- the folD gene encoding bifunctional methylenetetrahydrofolate dehydrogenase/methenyltetrahydrofolate cyclohydrolase FolD codes for MSSSIISGKELAKKTRLELKDSVTEFTSSTDITPHLTVILVGDNPASLSYIKGKQKGCKEVGISSDLIHLQEDTTEEKLLSIIEQLNNNKKVHGILVQLPLPTHIDEDQVINKISTLKDVDGFHPKNVGKMMIGQKTLLPCTPAGIIKLIKEAGEEISGKHAVIVGRSNIVGKPVAQLLLQENATVTICHSRTKDLKMMTKQADILVAAVGKANYITADMIKDGAVVIDVGVNRLENNKLCGDVEFNSAADVAKAITPVPGGVGPMTITMLLVNTLEAAKMIHNK; via the coding sequence ATGAGTTCATCTATTATAAGTGGTAAAGAATTAGCTAAAAAGACTCGATTAGAGCTGAAAGACTCTGTAACTGAATTTACTTCTTCTACAGATATAACACCCCATTTAACAGTAATACTAGTAGGAGATAACCCAGCTTCTTTATCTTATATTAAAGGAAAACAAAAGGGCTGTAAAGAAGTCGGGATTTCTTCGGATCTTATTCATTTACAAGAAGATACGACTGAAGAGAAGTTGCTATCTATTATTGAACAGTTAAATAACAACAAGAAGGTGCATGGAATCTTGGTTCAACTGCCTTTACCAACTCATATCGATGAAGATCAAGTAATTAATAAAATATCGACTCTGAAAGATGTCGATGGTTTTCATCCTAAAAATGTAGGAAAAATGATGATTGGCCAAAAAACGCTATTACCATGTACGCCTGCGGGGATTATTAAGTTAATTAAAGAAGCTGGTGAAGAAATTAGTGGTAAGCACGCTGTGATTGTAGGAAGAAGTAATATTGTGGGTAAGCCGGTAGCACAGTTATTATTACAAGAAAATGCTACAGTAACAATTTGTCACTCAAGAACTAAAGATTTAAAAATGATGACAAAACAGGCTGACATATTAGTTGCTGCAGTAGGAAAAGCAAATTATATTACAGCGGATATGATTAAAGATGGAGCAGTGGTCATTGATGTTGGAGTAAATCGTTTGGAGAACAATAAATTATGTGGTGATGTTGAATTTAACTCAGCAGCTGATGTAGCGAAAGCAATTACACCAGTTCCAGGCGGTGTAGGTCCAATGACAATTACAATGTTATTAGTTAATACGCTTGAAGCAGCAAAAATGATTCATAACAAATAA
- the purB gene encoding adenylosuccinate lyase, whose protein sequence is MINRYSREQMRDIWSINNKYKAWLEVELLACEAWSEIGHIPKEDVKKLRENASFNVNRIVEIEKETRHDVVAFTRAVSETLGEERKWVHYGLTSTDVVDTAYGYLMKQANDLIKEGLMNFRKVLREKAIKHKHTVQMGRTHGVHAEITTFGLKLALWYEEMNRNIERFNQAAKGIEAGKISGAVGTHANIPISVEEYICERLGLTASKISTQTLQRDRHAHYISTLAIIASSLEKMAVEIRHLQRTEVREVEEFFRKGQKGSSAMPHKRNPIGSENITGCSRVMRGYMVSAFENVPLWHERDISHSSAERIIIPDATMLLDYMLNRFSRIVDQLTVFSDHMKENINMTYGVIFSQRVMLSLVEKGLSREEAYDLIQPKAMHAWEQRVSFRECLQQDDLVMRLLSIKDLDDCFDDTYHLKSIDDIFARLGLE, encoded by the coding sequence ATGATTAACAGATATAGTCGAGAACAAATGAGAGACATTTGGAGTATTAACAATAAATATAAGGCCTGGTTAGAGGTAGAACTATTGGCTTGTGAGGCTTGGTCAGAAATTGGTCACATCCCGAAAGAGGATGTTAAAAAGTTGAGGGAAAATGCTTCCTTTAATGTTAACCGCATTGTAGAAATTGAAAAAGAAACACGACATGATGTAGTAGCTTTTACGAGAGCGGTTAGTGAAACATTAGGAGAAGAGCGTAAATGGGTTCACTATGGGTTAACCTCGACAGATGTTGTTGATACAGCATATGGTTATTTAATGAAACAAGCAAATGACCTAATAAAAGAGGGTCTAATGAATTTTAGGAAGGTATTAAGAGAGAAAGCAATAAAGCATAAACATACAGTTCAGATGGGAAGAACGCACGGTGTACATGCTGAAATTACTACCTTCGGACTAAAATTAGCACTATGGTATGAAGAAATGAACCGTAATATAGAACGGTTTAATCAAGCTGCAAAAGGGATTGAGGCAGGTAAAATTTCTGGAGCGGTTGGAACACATGCCAATATTCCGATAAGTGTAGAGGAATATATTTGTGAAAGATTAGGGTTAACTGCTTCAAAAATATCAACACAAACACTTCAACGTGATCGTCATGCGCACTATATAAGTACATTAGCGATTATTGCTTCCTCATTAGAAAAAATGGCAGTTGAAATTAGACACTTGCAACGAACTGAAGTACGAGAGGTAGAAGAATTTTTTAGAAAAGGACAAAAAGGATCTTCTGCAATGCCCCATAAACGAAATCCGATAGGATCAGAAAATATAACGGGTTGTTCGCGCGTTATGCGTGGATATATGGTATCAGCATTTGAAAATGTACCACTCTGGCATGAACGAGATATCTCTCATTCATCAGCAGAACGTATTATTATTCCGGACGCAACAATGTTACTCGACTATATGTTAAATCGATTTAGCAGAATTGTGGATCAGTTAACAGTATTTAGTGATCATATGAAGGAAAACATTAATATGACCTATGGTGTAATATTCTCACAAAGGGTAATGCTTAGTTTAGTTGAAAAAGGGTTATCACGAGAAGAAGCTTATGATCTGATACAACCTAAAGCAATGCATGCATGGGAACAGAGAGTTTCCTTCAGAGAATGTTTACAACAAGATGATCTCGTGATGCGTTTACTTAGTATAAAAGACTTAGATGACTGTTTCGATGATACTTATCACTTAAAGTCAATTGATGATATATTTGCAAGATTAGGTTTAGAGTAG